In Pelodictyon luteolum DSM 273, the genomic stretch CTGGAGCGCAGATCTTCGTAACTACTGAATTGCACGGTTCTAATGAATGGTTATAATGGACGGCCCGGGACAGCGGAGCCTTGACATCCGGCCCCGAAAACCCTTTGAAATTGCAGGGGGCCCGATTGACTGTAAGGTTTGTATAATAACAAATAGATCCATATTATTCAATTTGAACCGTTTTGAAGAGCTATTCGTGATCCCGCTGCATTACGCCAGAGAATACGCACCGGAACCATAGACACCGAGCAGAGAAAGAACATGGCCCTGATAAAAAAACTGGACCCGTCGGCCACGAAAAAGGCCCACTGGTTTTCCGGGGAGATTGCAACCGCAGACGACAGGGCACAGGCGGAGCTTAAGGCAACGTGTGAGCTCCCATCCCACATCGCCATCATCATGGACGGTAACGGCCGCTGGGCACGTCTGAAGGGCAAAACACGCATCGAGGGGCATGCCGCCGGAGTCAGCTCGGTCCGTGATGTGGTGGAGGCATCTATCCAGCTCGGCGTTCCCTACCTCACCCTCTTCACCTTTTCCACCGAAAACTGGAAACGCCCCGAAAAAGAGGTTTCCGCCCTGATGCAGCTGATCGTGCGCATCCTCGCCCGTGAAACCCGCGCGCTGCACGACAACAACGTTCGGCTGAACGTCATCGGCAACACGGCCCTCCTGCCGGATAAAGTCCGCACGGTGCTGGAAAACACCATAGAGATCACCAAAAACAACAGCCGCCTCGTCCTCAACATCGCACTCAGCTACAGCGGCAAATGGGATGTCACCCAGGCCTGCGCCTCCATCGCCCGCGATGTGAAGGCCGGGCTGCTCGATCCTCCTGCCGTCACCGAACAGCTGATCGAATCACGACTTTCCACAGCATCCATGCCGGACCCGGAGCTCATCATCCGCACCAGCGGGGAGTTCCGCATCAGCAACTTCATGATCTGGCAGAGCGCGTATTCGGAAATCTATTTCACCAACACCTACTGGCCCGATTTCCGCCGGGCCCAACTCTACGAGGCCATCCGGGACTATCAGGGCAGGGAACGCCGTTTCGGCCAGACCAGCGACCAGGTCCAGAACACCGGTGCACATCATACAGAAGCATTAACCCGTCTGAAAGAAAACGCTCGATGAACATTCCACAGAAACCCGCATTTATCCTCCTCCTTGCCGCACTCCTTCTTTCCCCTTCGGGGAACATAGGGGCCGCGACTGTCCAGAAAACGGCAGCCGCACCACAGCATGAGCTCTACACCCTCGGCACCATCTCATTCAGCGGCCTCCAGTCGATCAAGGAGGAAGACATAAAGGGAAGCATGCCATTGAAGGAAGGCCAGCGGATCGCCATCCCCGGCCCCGAGATCTCCACTGCGATGCAGTATCTCTGGAACCTCGGCTACTTCAGCGACATCAGAATCGAGCAGAACGACCTCGGAGGCCGGAGGATC encodes the following:
- a CDS encoding isoprenyl transferase, with protein sequence MALIKKLDPSATKKAHWFSGEIATADDRAQAELKATCELPSHIAIIMDGNGRWARLKGKTRIEGHAAGVSSVRDVVEASIQLGVPYLTLFTFSTENWKRPEKEVSALMQLIVRILARETRALHDNNVRLNVIGNTALLPDKVRTVLENTIEITKNNSRLVLNIALSYSGKWDVTQACASIARDVKAGLLDPPAVTEQLIESRLSTASMPDPELIIRTSGEFRISNFMIWQSAYSEIYFTNTYWPDFRRAQLYEAIRDYQGRERRFGQTSDQVQNTGAHHTEALTRLKENAR